Proteins from one Rosa chinensis cultivar Old Blush chromosome 7, RchiOBHm-V2, whole genome shotgun sequence genomic window:
- the LOC112180222 gene encoding protein ABIL2: MQKMLSSSLVSSAPKEASHNDELFMKQTVLFSENLNELKNLRKQLYSAAEYFEISYSKEDQKQFVVETLKDYVIKAVINTVDHLGSVAYKVDGFLDEKVSEVSEPELRLSCLEQRLRTCRDFSTQRGLFQHSFAINFPKHHKRYILPGGATTHTVGQSALIYHNAQGDLSGTNTATTRETSPTVVSEEYSLMHSPESSPGAFQFTRIGSKHEKRTVSPLRFPIPRCGSVKRSSTLNSSSSAKLRYPSEPRTRRSASLSLYNEGDRTKDIEVDSSKNKRFYKALLSMGKSRNDTALYKYLDKN; the protein is encoded by the exons ATGCAGAAAatgctttcttcctctttgGTTTCTTCTGCCCCGAAAGAAGCTTCACACAATGACGAACTCTTCATGAAGCAGACAGTTCTCTTCTCAGAGAATCTGAAT GAATTGAAGAATCTGAGGAAACAGTTGTATTCAGCAGCCGAATATTTTGAAATATCCTACAGCAAAGAAGATCAGAAACAATT TGTGGTGGAGACCTTGAAAGATTATGTCATCAAAGCAGTTATCAATACAGTGGACCACTTGGGTTCAGTGGCATACAAAGTCGATGGATTTTTGGATGAAAAAGTCAGTGAAGTTTCAGAACCTGAGCTTAGGCTCTCTTGCCTTGAACAG CGACTGAGGACATGCCGAGACTTTAGCACTCAAAGAGGCTTATTCCAACATTCCTTTGCCATAAACTTTCCTAAGCACCATAAGCGATATATCTTGCCAG GTGGAGCAACCACTCATACTGTTGGCCAGTCTGCATTGATATATCATAATGCTCAAGGGGACTTGTCTGGGACTAATACTG CAACAACAAGGGAGACCTCTCCAACAGTTGTCAG TGAAGAGTATTCATTAATGCATTCTCCAGAATCTTCACCTGGAGCATTTCAGTTCACAAGAATCGGATCCAAACATG aGAAACGAACAGTCTCACCACTTAGGTTTCCAATTCCACGGTGTGGCTCTGTTAAGAGATCAAGCACTCTGAACTCTTCTTCTAGTGCCAAACTACGG TACCCATCGGAGCCTCGGACTAGGAGATCAGCTTCGTTATCCCTTTATAATGAAGGAGACAGGACTAAAGACATTGAAGTGGATTCAAGCAAAAATAAACGATTCTATAAGGCCTTACTGAGCATGGGCAAATCTAGAAATGATACTGCATTGTACAAATATTTGGATAAGAACTAA
- the LOC112180220 gene encoding uncharacterized protein LOC112180220 isoform X2 has product MAEVKRWSVTYTKHMKQKRKVYQDGFLELHTSTNKMLLFDDCEKLLECRILKKDEAVSSGETLTFNAFLVDVNDAESGDGDQKPKPEPGFSSRENDMKFSEKRAKSWNKPQPFQTPAQNIIRGKKPLQNLSPSQNIIKEFKKRELHKYGAALSSPETVTTSTTEWQALYTTQLTQKAKKYHDGFLQLAITGSHGKQILLLDSSRNQLDSRFLKKDEVIASGGSIAFDAHLVDIGEQEGDHKPTDLHRKENRQNIVGEARIKQEQSNGVITGKDDGKEWKVLYTKQVTQKAKKYHDGFLQIASSGSFGRQAMLFDATRKLLETRFLKKDEVISSGESFAFNAHLVDVGEPEGNEAQVDLKSQGKDCHVQKSGKLHREDDCIIINDFELKEWEALYTTQITQKSKKYHVGTLRLASSGSFRKKITLLGEDKTILSNKYVSLSEDINTGSTLELPKYLVEVGIPCAIAGGEGTTLNKACIKKPSDSRFSISSVEETKLSRGVYRNNPLCDGEENSQNKACSKKALNSSRGVPTNKLLRDAHQILSFLQNPMAQESVASRQANSTEKPVSSTKGSQVSDAIMVDISEDVRPAESQSSEPHNRSVENKEPGNTMEIGIKAMSSGCGSQLAEGIDIKNSHQLHSDHVEADTARHNRECVSDESRSSSCFSHDAADDEKIVSQEPSCARNQECPSFELEFPSFDLGF; this is encoded by the exons ATGGCGGAAGTGAAGCGGTGGAGTGTGACCTACACAAAGCACATGAAGCAGAAGCGCAAGGTTTACCAGGACGGTTTCTTAGAGCTCCACACCTCCACCAATAAG ATGTTGTTGTTCGACGACTGCGAGAAGCTCTTGGAGTGCAGGATCTTGAAGAAAGACGAAGCCGTTAGCTCCGGCGAAACACTCACATTCAATGCTTTTCTGGTTGATGTGAACGACGCTGAATCCGGTGACGGAGATCAGAAACCTAAACCTGAACCTGGTTTCAGTTCTCGAGAAAACGACATGAAGTTCAGTGAGAAACGAGCGAAATCGT GGAATAAGCCACAGCCGTTTCAGACTCCGGCGCAAAATATAATCAGAG GAAAGAAGCCACTGCAAAATTTGAGTCCATCACAGAATATTATCAAAG AGTTCAAGAAGAGGGAACTGCACAAGTATGGTGCAGCACTTAGTAGTCCAGAGACAGTGACAACTAGCACAACAG AATGGCAGGCTTTGTACACCACACAGCTAACTCAAAAGGCGAAGAAGTATCATGATGGTTTCTTGCAACTAGCAATTACTGGGTCTCATGGAAAGCAG ATACTTCTGTTGGATTCAAGCAGGAATCAGTTAGATAGCAGGTTCCTTAAGAAAGATGAAGTCATAGCATCCGGTGGATCAATAGCATTTGATGCTCATTTGGTTGATATTGGAGAGCAGGAAGGAGACCATAAACCTACGGATTTGCATCGTAAAGAAAATAGGCAGAATATTGTGGGAGAGGCAAGAATAAAGCAGGAACAGAGTAATGGTGTTATCACTGGTAAAGATGATGGAAAAG AATGGAAGGTCCTATACACTAAACAAGTAACTCAAAAGGCCAAGAAGTACCATGATGGCTTCTTACAGATCGCATCTAGTGGCTCCTTTGGAAGACAG GCAATGCTATTTGATGCAACTAGGAAACTCTTGGAAACCAGGTTCCTCAAAAAAGATGAAGTTATAAGCTCTGGTGAATCATTTGCATTTAATGCTCATTTGGTTGATGTCGGGGAACCTGAAGGGAATGAAGCTCAGGTTGATTTGAAGTCTCAAGGAAAAGATTGCCATGTGCAGAAATCAGGGAAATTGCATAGAGAAGATGATTGCATTATAATCAATGATTTTGAACTAAAAG AGTGGGAAGCTCTATACACCACTCAGATCACTCAGAAGTCCAAGAAGTACCATGTTGGCACCCTCAGACTTGCCTCTTCTGGTTCTTTCCGTAAGAAG ATTACTTTACTTGGTGAAGATAAAACCATACTGAGCAATAAGTATGTTAGTTTGTCAGAAGATATAAACACAGGATCTACTCTTGAGTTACCAAAATACTTGGTGGAGGTTGGTATTCCATGTGCAATTGCTGGAG GTGAAGGAACAACTCTCAACAAAGCTTGTATAAAGAAACCTTCAGACTCAAGGTTTAGCATCTCTAGTGTAGAGGAAACAAAATTAAGCAGAGGAGTCTACAGAAACAATCCTTTATGTGATG GTGAAGAAAACTCTCAGAACAAAGCTTGTTCGAAGAAAGCCTTAAACTCAAG CAGGGGAGTCCCTACAAACAAGCTTCTACGTGATG CCCATCAGATATTGTCCTTTCTCCAAAACCCTATGGCTCAGGAGAGTGTAGCTTCACGTCAAGCTAACAGCACCGAAAAACCAGTTTCCTCAACTAAGGGGTCTCAAGTTTCAGATGCTATAATGGTGGATATCTCTGAAGATGTTCGGCCAGCAGAATCACAATCATCAGAACCACATAACAGATCAGTTGAAAATAAAGAACCAGGCAATACTATGGAAATTGGAATTAAAG CAATGTCCAGCGGTTGTGGCAGTCAATTAGCTGAGGGTATAGACATCAAAAACTCCCACCAG CTTCATTCAGACCATGTTGAAGCCGACACTGCACGTCATAACAGAGAATGTGTTTCTGATGAATCAAGATCAAGTTCTTGTTTTTCTCATGATGCTGCTGACGACGAGAAGATTGTATCCCAGGAGCCTAGTTGTGCAAGGAACCAAGAATGCCCAAGTTTTGAACTAGAATTCCCTAGTTTTGATCTTGGATTTTAA
- the LOC112180220 gene encoding uncharacterized protein LOC112180220 isoform X1 — translation MAEVKRWSVTYTKHMKQKRKVYQDGFLELHTSTNKMLLFDDCEKLLECRILKKDEAVSSGETLTFNAFLVDVNDAESGDGDQKPKPEPGFSSRENDMKFSEKRAKSWNKPQPFQTPAQNIIRGKKPLQNLSPSQNIIKEFKKRELHKYGAALSSPETVTTSTTEWQALYTTQLTQKAKKYHDGFLQLAITGSHGKQILLLDSSRNQLDSRFLKKDEVIASGGSIAFDAHLVDIGEQEGDHKPTDLHRKENRQNIVGEARIKQEQSNGVITGKDDGKEWKVLYTKQVTQKAKKYHDGFLQIASSGSFGRQAMLFDATRKLLETRFLKKDEVISSGESFAFNAHLVDVGEPEGNEAQVDLKSQGKDCHVQKSGKLHREDDCIIINDFELKEWEALYTTQITQKSKKYHVGTLRLASSGSFRKKITLLGEDKTILSNKYVSLSEDINTGSTLELPKYLVEVGIPCAIAGGEGTTLNKACIKKPSDSRFSISSVEETKLSRGVYRNNPLCDGEENSQNKACSKKALNSSFSISSVEETKPSRGVPTNKLLRDAHQILSFLQNPMAQESVASRQANSTEKPVSSTKGSQVSDAIMVDISEDVRPAESQSSEPHNRSVENKEPGNTMEIGIKAMSSGCGSQLAEGIDIKNSHQLHSDHVEADTARHNRECVSDESRSSSCFSHDAADDEKIVSQEPSCARNQECPSFELEFPSFDLGF, via the exons ATGGCGGAAGTGAAGCGGTGGAGTGTGACCTACACAAAGCACATGAAGCAGAAGCGCAAGGTTTACCAGGACGGTTTCTTAGAGCTCCACACCTCCACCAATAAG ATGTTGTTGTTCGACGACTGCGAGAAGCTCTTGGAGTGCAGGATCTTGAAGAAAGACGAAGCCGTTAGCTCCGGCGAAACACTCACATTCAATGCTTTTCTGGTTGATGTGAACGACGCTGAATCCGGTGACGGAGATCAGAAACCTAAACCTGAACCTGGTTTCAGTTCTCGAGAAAACGACATGAAGTTCAGTGAGAAACGAGCGAAATCGT GGAATAAGCCACAGCCGTTTCAGACTCCGGCGCAAAATATAATCAGAG GAAAGAAGCCACTGCAAAATTTGAGTCCATCACAGAATATTATCAAAG AGTTCAAGAAGAGGGAACTGCACAAGTATGGTGCAGCACTTAGTAGTCCAGAGACAGTGACAACTAGCACAACAG AATGGCAGGCTTTGTACACCACACAGCTAACTCAAAAGGCGAAGAAGTATCATGATGGTTTCTTGCAACTAGCAATTACTGGGTCTCATGGAAAGCAG ATACTTCTGTTGGATTCAAGCAGGAATCAGTTAGATAGCAGGTTCCTTAAGAAAGATGAAGTCATAGCATCCGGTGGATCAATAGCATTTGATGCTCATTTGGTTGATATTGGAGAGCAGGAAGGAGACCATAAACCTACGGATTTGCATCGTAAAGAAAATAGGCAGAATATTGTGGGAGAGGCAAGAATAAAGCAGGAACAGAGTAATGGTGTTATCACTGGTAAAGATGATGGAAAAG AATGGAAGGTCCTATACACTAAACAAGTAACTCAAAAGGCCAAGAAGTACCATGATGGCTTCTTACAGATCGCATCTAGTGGCTCCTTTGGAAGACAG GCAATGCTATTTGATGCAACTAGGAAACTCTTGGAAACCAGGTTCCTCAAAAAAGATGAAGTTATAAGCTCTGGTGAATCATTTGCATTTAATGCTCATTTGGTTGATGTCGGGGAACCTGAAGGGAATGAAGCTCAGGTTGATTTGAAGTCTCAAGGAAAAGATTGCCATGTGCAGAAATCAGGGAAATTGCATAGAGAAGATGATTGCATTATAATCAATGATTTTGAACTAAAAG AGTGGGAAGCTCTATACACCACTCAGATCACTCAGAAGTCCAAGAAGTACCATGTTGGCACCCTCAGACTTGCCTCTTCTGGTTCTTTCCGTAAGAAG ATTACTTTACTTGGTGAAGATAAAACCATACTGAGCAATAAGTATGTTAGTTTGTCAGAAGATATAAACACAGGATCTACTCTTGAGTTACCAAAATACTTGGTGGAGGTTGGTATTCCATGTGCAATTGCTGGAG GTGAAGGAACAACTCTCAACAAAGCTTGTATAAAGAAACCTTCAGACTCAAGGTTTAGCATCTCTAGTGTAGAGGAAACAAAATTAAGCAGAGGAGTCTACAGAAACAATCCTTTATGTGATG GTGAAGAAAACTCTCAGAACAAAGCTTGTTCGAAGAAAGCCTTAAACTCAAGTTTTAGCATCTCTAGTGTAGAGGAAACAAAACCAAGCAGGGGAGTCCCTACAAACAAGCTTCTACGTGATG CCCATCAGATATTGTCCTTTCTCCAAAACCCTATGGCTCAGGAGAGTGTAGCTTCACGTCAAGCTAACAGCACCGAAAAACCAGTTTCCTCAACTAAGGGGTCTCAAGTTTCAGATGCTATAATGGTGGATATCTCTGAAGATGTTCGGCCAGCAGAATCACAATCATCAGAACCACATAACAGATCAGTTGAAAATAAAGAACCAGGCAATACTATGGAAATTGGAATTAAAG CAATGTCCAGCGGTTGTGGCAGTCAATTAGCTGAGGGTATAGACATCAAAAACTCCCACCAG CTTCATTCAGACCATGTTGAAGCCGACACTGCACGTCATAACAGAGAATGTGTTTCTGATGAATCAAGATCAAGTTCTTGTTTTTCTCATGATGCTGCTGACGACGAGAAGATTGTATCCCAGGAGCCTAGTTGTGCAAGGAACCAAGAATGCCCAAGTTTTGAACTAGAATTCCCTAGTTTTGATCTTGGATTTTAA
- the LOC112180220 gene encoding uncharacterized protein LOC112180220 isoform X3: protein MAEVKRWSVTYTKHMKQKRKVYQDGFLELHTSTNKMLLFDDCEKLLECRILKKDEAVSSGETLTFNAFLVDVNDAESGDGDQKPKPEPGFSSRENDMKFSEKRAKSWNKPQPFQTPAQNIIRGKKPLQNLSPSQNIIKEFKKRELHKYGAALSSPETVTTSTTEWQALYTTQLTQKAKKYHDGFLQLAITGSHGKQILLLDSSRNQLDSRFLKKDEVIASGGSIAFDAHLVDIGEQEGDHKPTDLHRKENRQNIVGEARIKQEQSNGVITGKDDGKEWKVLYTKQVTQKAKKYHDGFLQIASSGSFGRQAMLFDATRKLLETRFLKKDEVISSGESFAFNAHLVDVGEPEGNEAQVDLKSQGKDCHVQKSGKLHREDDCIIINDFELKEWEALYTTQITQKSKKYHVGTLRLASSGSFRKKITLLGEDKTILSNKYVSLSEDINTGSTLELPKYLVEVGIPCAIAGGEGTTLNKACIKKPSDSRFSISSVEETKLSRGVYRNNPLCDGEENSQNKACSKKALNSSFSISSVEETKPSRGVPTNKLLRDAHQILSFLQNPMAQESVASRQANSTEKPVSSTKGSQVSDAIMVDISEDVRPAESQSSEPHNRSVENKEPGNTMEIGIKASFRPC, encoded by the exons ATGGCGGAAGTGAAGCGGTGGAGTGTGACCTACACAAAGCACATGAAGCAGAAGCGCAAGGTTTACCAGGACGGTTTCTTAGAGCTCCACACCTCCACCAATAAG ATGTTGTTGTTCGACGACTGCGAGAAGCTCTTGGAGTGCAGGATCTTGAAGAAAGACGAAGCCGTTAGCTCCGGCGAAACACTCACATTCAATGCTTTTCTGGTTGATGTGAACGACGCTGAATCCGGTGACGGAGATCAGAAACCTAAACCTGAACCTGGTTTCAGTTCTCGAGAAAACGACATGAAGTTCAGTGAGAAACGAGCGAAATCGT GGAATAAGCCACAGCCGTTTCAGACTCCGGCGCAAAATATAATCAGAG GAAAGAAGCCACTGCAAAATTTGAGTCCATCACAGAATATTATCAAAG AGTTCAAGAAGAGGGAACTGCACAAGTATGGTGCAGCACTTAGTAGTCCAGAGACAGTGACAACTAGCACAACAG AATGGCAGGCTTTGTACACCACACAGCTAACTCAAAAGGCGAAGAAGTATCATGATGGTTTCTTGCAACTAGCAATTACTGGGTCTCATGGAAAGCAG ATACTTCTGTTGGATTCAAGCAGGAATCAGTTAGATAGCAGGTTCCTTAAGAAAGATGAAGTCATAGCATCCGGTGGATCAATAGCATTTGATGCTCATTTGGTTGATATTGGAGAGCAGGAAGGAGACCATAAACCTACGGATTTGCATCGTAAAGAAAATAGGCAGAATATTGTGGGAGAGGCAAGAATAAAGCAGGAACAGAGTAATGGTGTTATCACTGGTAAAGATGATGGAAAAG AATGGAAGGTCCTATACACTAAACAAGTAACTCAAAAGGCCAAGAAGTACCATGATGGCTTCTTACAGATCGCATCTAGTGGCTCCTTTGGAAGACAG GCAATGCTATTTGATGCAACTAGGAAACTCTTGGAAACCAGGTTCCTCAAAAAAGATGAAGTTATAAGCTCTGGTGAATCATTTGCATTTAATGCTCATTTGGTTGATGTCGGGGAACCTGAAGGGAATGAAGCTCAGGTTGATTTGAAGTCTCAAGGAAAAGATTGCCATGTGCAGAAATCAGGGAAATTGCATAGAGAAGATGATTGCATTATAATCAATGATTTTGAACTAAAAG AGTGGGAAGCTCTATACACCACTCAGATCACTCAGAAGTCCAAGAAGTACCATGTTGGCACCCTCAGACTTGCCTCTTCTGGTTCTTTCCGTAAGAAG ATTACTTTACTTGGTGAAGATAAAACCATACTGAGCAATAAGTATGTTAGTTTGTCAGAAGATATAAACACAGGATCTACTCTTGAGTTACCAAAATACTTGGTGGAGGTTGGTATTCCATGTGCAATTGCTGGAG GTGAAGGAACAACTCTCAACAAAGCTTGTATAAAGAAACCTTCAGACTCAAGGTTTAGCATCTCTAGTGTAGAGGAAACAAAATTAAGCAGAGGAGTCTACAGAAACAATCCTTTATGTGATG GTGAAGAAAACTCTCAGAACAAAGCTTGTTCGAAGAAAGCCTTAAACTCAAGTTTTAGCATCTCTAGTGTAGAGGAAACAAAACCAAGCAGGGGAGTCCCTACAAACAAGCTTCTACGTGATG CCCATCAGATATTGTCCTTTCTCCAAAACCCTATGGCTCAGGAGAGTGTAGCTTCACGTCAAGCTAACAGCACCGAAAAACCAGTTTCCTCAACTAAGGGGTCTCAAGTTTCAGATGCTATAATGGTGGATATCTCTGAAGATGTTCGGCCAGCAGAATCACAATCATCAGAACCACATAACAGATCAGTTGAAAATAAAGAACCAGGCAATACTATGGAAATTGGAATTAAAG CTTCATTCAGACCATGTTGA